The DNA sequence CTTGTCTTGTCAACAGGATAGACACTCTGCGCTACACTGGTGTTTGACTCGTTTGTGCGGGCTACTTCTATAAGCGTAGGAGATCTTAAAAACTGGTTTGAGAGTTTTTTAATGGCATCGGAATAGGTTGCAGAAAAAAGCAGGGTTTGTCGTTCGCTTGGAATAATGTTGACAATTTTTTTAATGTCGTTGACAAAACCCATATCGAGCATTCTGTCCGCTTCATCTAGTACCAAAAACTCTATTTCTCTCAAATCGATTGTTTTTTGGGAAATATGGTCAAGCAGACGTCCCGGTGTTGCAATGACAATATCAATGCCTTTTCGCAGTTGTGTAATCTGCGGGTTAATCTTTACACCGCCAAAAATAACAGTTGATTTAAAAGGGGTATGTTTGGCATACAATGCGACATTTTCGGCAACCTGCAGTGCAAGCTCACGTGTCGGCGTCAAAATAAGTGCACGGACTTTATGCTTTTGCTTTGAAGATTTTTTGCGTGAAAGCAACTCCAAAAGAGGCAGTGTAAAACCTGCGGTTTTTCCTGTTCCTGTCTGTGCACCTGCCAAAATATCTTTTTTTTGTAAAATGACGGGAATCGCCTTTGCCTGAATGGGTGTAGGTATATCATACCCTTGTTCTTTGACAGCTTTTAAAATCGGCGCTGAAAGACCGAGTGAATTAAATGTAATTTCTTTTTGAATCGTTTTTTCCTAATGAAGACTTAAACAAGTCTTTTGTTTATTCTTCTATAATAGCATAATTTATGGCATTTGTGGGTATAATTTCAAAAATACTTTTATAGGACACCAAATGCCTGCTGAGACCATTGCCATTAAACCAAACAACCATCGTATTTATCCCTGCCCGGATGATAAAAAAACA is a window from the Sulfurimonas hydrogeniphila genome containing:
- a CDS encoding DEAD/DEAH box helicase, which encodes MTFNSLGLSAPILKAVKEQGYDIPTPIQAKAIPVILQKKDILAGAQTGTGKTAGFTLPLLELLSRKKSSKQKHKVRALILTPTRELALQVAENVALYAKHTPFKSTVIFGGVKINPQITQLRKGIDIVIATPGRLLDHISQKTIDLREIEFLVLDEADRMLDMGFVNDIKKIVNIIPSERQTLLFSATYSDAIKKLSNQFLRSPTLIEVARTNESNTSVAQSVYPVDKTRKRELLTHLIHEGKWQQVLVFTRTKHGANKLSGQLEKEGISSVAIHGNKSQNARTKALADFKKGDVRVLVATDIAARGIDIDQLPHVVNFELPNVSEDYVHRIGRTGRAGNKGEAISLVCVDEDEFLGNIEKLIKKDIQKVWLKGFKPDPSIKAEPINMGGNRGSRNKPRGNSRGSNANRSRARR